One genomic window of Mycteria americana isolate JAX WOST 10 ecotype Jacksonville Zoo and Gardens chromosome 6, USCA_MyAme_1.0, whole genome shotgun sequence includes the following:
- the LGI1 gene encoding leucine-rich glioma-inactivated protein 1 isoform X2 yields the protein MGLPHLEYLFIENNSIKSISRNTFRGLKSLIHLSLANNNLQSLPKDIFKGLDSLTNVDLRGNAFNCDCKLKWLVEWLGSTNATVEDIYCESPPEYKKRKINSLSPKEFDCIITEFEVYQSLPYQSLSVDTFSYMNDEHVVIAQPFTGKCIFLEWDHVEVMFRNYDNITGTSTVVCKPIVIESQLYVIVAQLFGGSHIYKRDIFANKFIKIQDIEILKIRKPNDIETFRIAEDWYFVVADSSKAGFTTVYKWNGNGFYSHQSLHAWYRDTDVEYLEIAGKPHLILSSSSQRPVIYQWNKGTNEFVKRFDIQDMEDAYAVKHFKVKEDVYICLTRFIGDSKVMKWGGSAFLDLQRMPSRGSMVFQPLQISNYQYAILGSDYSFTQVYYWDAEKAKFVKFQELNVQAPRSFIHVSIDKRDFLFASSFKGTTLIYKHVIVDLSA from the exons ATGGGCCTTCCTCATCTAGAATATTT GTTCATAGAGAACAACAGCATTAAGTCAATTTCAAGAAATACTTTCAGAGGACTGAAATCTTTAATTCACCT GAGTCTCGCAAATAATAATCTCCAATCGCTTCCAAAAGACATATTCAAAGGCTTGGACTCTTTAACAAATGT AGATCTTCGAGGCAATGCATTTAATTGTGACTGCAAACTGAAGTGGTTAGTGGAATGGCTGGGCAGCACCAATGCAACAGTTGAAGACATTTACTGTGAAAGCCCACCAGAATATAAGAAGCGCAAAATCAATAGCCTCTCTCCGAAAGAATTTGACTGCATTATTACAG AATTTGAAGTTTATCAGTCCCTGCCATACCAATCTCTGTCAGTAGATACTTTCTCATACATGAATGACGAACATGTGGTTATTGCTCAGCCTTTTACTGGAAAATGCATCTTTCTTGAATGGGACCACGTAGAAGTGATGTTCAGGAATTATGACAACATTACAG gTACTTCAACTGTTGTGTGTAAACCTATAGTTATTGAGAGTCAGCTGTATGTCATTGTCGCGCAGCTGTTTGGAGGCTCCCACATATATAAAAGAGATATTTTTGCTAATAAGTTTATAAAAATTCAAGATATTGAGATCCTTAAAATCCGAAAACCCAATGACATTGAAACTTTCAGGATTGCTGAAGACTGGTATTTTGTTGTTGCAGACAGTTCAAAAGCTGGTTTCACCACGGTTTACAAATGGAATGGGAATGGATTTTATTCCCATCAGTCTCTGCACGCCTGGTACAGAGATACTGATGTCGAGTATCTTGAAATAGCCGGCAAACCACATTTAATTCTGTCAAGTAGTTCCCAAAGACCTGTAATATATCAATGGAACAAAGGAACAAATGAATTTGTTAAGCGTTTTGATATCCAAGATATGGAAGATGCATATGCAGTGAAACATTTCAAAGTGAAAGAGGATGTATACATTTGCTTAACAAGATTTATTGGGGACTCTAAAGTAATGAAATGGGGTGGTTCAGCATTTCTGGATTTACAAAGGATGCCATCCCGAGGGTCAATGGTATTCCAACCGCTTCAGATAAGTAATTATCAATATGCCATTCTTGGAAGTGATTATTCTTTCACTCAAGTCTATTATTGGGATGCTGAAAAGGCAAAATTTGTGAAGTTTCAAGAATTAAACGTACAGGCACCAAGATCTTTCATACATGTCTCCATCGATAAACGAGATTTTCTCTTTGCCTCAAGTTTTAAGGGAACTACATTGATTTATAAACATGTCATAGTTGACTTAAGCGCATGA